GGTCTGGCGGGCGTCGCCGGAGGGGAAAGGCGCGGCGGACGGGAGGGTGTCGTGAGCGGCGGGGTCGTCGGCGCGATGCTCGCGCTCGCCGTGGGGACGTACGCCCTGCGGCTCACCGGGCCCGCGCTGCACGGGCGGGTGGAGATCCCCGTACGGGTGCGGGAGTTGCTGGCCGGGGCCGCCGTGGTGCTGCTGGTGGCGCTGCTGGCCACGGGTGCCCTGACCGCGGGCGGCGGTTCCGCCGGGTGGGCACGGCCCGTCGGCGTGCTGGTGGGCGGGGTGCTGGCGTGGCGGAGGGCCCCGTTCGCGGTCGTAGTCCTGGGGGCGGCGGCGACCACGGCGGGATTGCGGGCGATGGGCGTCGGGTAGCGATCGCAGCCCGACCCCAGCCGCAGCGCGCCCCAAGAGGGGCGGGGGGAACTGCGCGACCAGCCTAAGACGAACCGGCGGCCGGAACACCGGCCTCAGGCCCCCTTCCCC
The DNA window shown above is from Streptomyces akebiae and carries:
- a CDS encoding AzlD domain-containing protein — its product is MLALAVGTYALRLTGPALHGRVEIPVRVRELLAGAAVVLLVALLATGALTAGGGSAGWARPVGVLVGGVLAWRRAPFAVVVLGAAATTAGLRAMGVG